In one window of Aphidius gifuensis isolate YNYX2018 linkage group LG4, ASM1490517v1, whole genome shotgun sequence DNA:
- the LOC122855186 gene encoding atrial natriuretic peptide-converting enzyme-like: protein MTVSMEHKRKTSWDSKISVSTVSTRRFSRAGTPSSIISSDSDIRFTRKLGGQYRCGCCVLAAFLLFLLFSGVSIYLGYTFFLSDPMGDQVFLGTFRVIDGDYFADELADPSTEAFRIRSREYRDRLNLAFRRSNLRISFIGSEVLALDGVEDTDLVVHFDVRFDPRYQSVTVADVVQILSREITPQTTRYLANITIDPKSLEIQESIAALNAQVSLQTTISTEPSTTIPPPPPRTCSQLELTYCKHLPYNITSYPNIFGHKSIIEVEDDVITFRELVDAECYRLAYDFICQVLQPTCLPGKFEATMQLPCRSFCREFWSGCGNRLPERIKSALDCTNFPEYADQGSCRPKPGCVRDLQNKALSPRICDGIIDCPDLSDEKNCAYCPDGHMHCGIGRVCIPSIKRCDGQIDCPNGSDEKDCLTLAKTISDMKSQPIDTPLAPSYKNEGYVVFNEKGTVGKLCIENLNATLPKKEMDSVLQTAAGSLCTLLSYTGVNSVEIKTDDEDDVQYVQMEDSTASEITFIRALCPSKQVMYVKCGNLDCGIQSLRQKINTKTLSKIAEPGDWPWHVALFKEGIHVCDGTLVSADWLLATASCFQGQPKAEWSARLGTVRLSSASPWQQERRIVGMLKSPVEGSTMVLLKLDRSVAAFSDFVRPICLPSSEEPIQMNISHCNTLGWARNRDLLQRVQLRHSPMERCENISIATVNGICTEAAYSTDDCNEEELAGSSMLCLLPDGKRWALTGVSSWRIACSNTGTERPRLYDSVSSNIAWIKSTIV from the exons ATTTCAGTGAGTACTGTGAGCACAAGAAGATTCAGTCGAGCTGGTACaccatcatcaataatatcatcagaCAGCGACATAAGATTCACAAGAAAACTTGGTGGACAATATCGTTGTGGTTGCTGTGTACTTGCAGCATTTTTGCTGTTTCTTCTTTTCTCTGGTGTCTCTATCTATCTTGGAt ATACATTTTTCCTATCAGATCCAATGGGTGATCAAGTTTTTCTTGGCACATTTCGAGTTATTGATGGTGATTATTTTGCTGATGAACTTGCTGATCCATCAACCGAGGCATTTCGTATTAGATCTAGAGAATATCGAGATAGATTGAATCTAGCATTTCGCCGAAGTAATCTTCGAATATCATTCATTGGCTCTGAAGTACTTGCTCTCGACGg TGTTGAAGATACTGACCTAGTAGTCCACTTTGATGTTCGTTTTGATCCACGTTATCAGAGCGTCACTGTTGCTGATGTTGTACAAATATTGTCACGTGAAATAACACCACAAACAACAAGATATCTTGCTAATATAACAATTGATCCAAAAAGTTTAGAAATACAAGAAAGTATTGCAGCACTTAATGCACAAGTTTCATTACaaacaacaatatcaacagaaccatcaacaacaattccaccaccaccaccaagaaCATGTAGTCAACTTGAACTTACTTATTGTAAACATCTTCCATATAATATTACATCATATCCAAATATTTTTGGTCATAAATCAATCATTGAAGTTGAAGATGATGTCATAACATTCAG AGAACTTGTTGATGCTGAGTGTTATCGTCTTgcttatgattttatttgtcaagTACTTCAACCAACTTGTTTACCAGGAAAATTTGAAGCAACAATGCAACTTCCTTGTCGTAGTTTTTGTCGTGAATTTTGGTCTGGTTGTGGTAATCGTTTGCCTGAACGTATCAAATCAGCTCTTGATTGTACTAATTTTCCAGAGTATGCGGATCAAGGAAGTTGTCGACCAAAACCAg gaTGTGTTCGAGATTTGCAAAATAAAGCATTGTCACCAAGAATATGTGATGGTATAATTGATTGTCCAGATTtatctgatgaaaaaaattgtgctTACTGTCCAGATGGTCATATGCATTGTGGTATTGGTCGTGTTTGTATACCAAGTATTAAACGTTGTGATGGACAAATTGATTGTCCAAATGGAAGTGATGAAAAAGACtgct taACTTTAGCAAAGACGATAAGTGATATGAAAAGTCAACCAATTGATACACCACTTGCACcaagttataaaaatgaaggctatgttgtatttaatgaaaaagGAACGGTAGGAAAACTTTGTATTGAAAATCTCAATGCAACATTACCAAAAAAGGAAATGGATAGTGTGCTTCAAACGGCAGCTGGTTCACTATGTACTCTTCTGTCTTATAC tggTGTAAATTCAGTTGAAATTAAaactgatgatgaagatgatgttCAGTATGTTCAAATGGAAGATTCAACAGCATCAGAAATAACATTTATTCGTGCATTATGTCCAAGTAAACAAGTTATGTATGTTAAATGTGGTAATTTAGATTGTGGTATACAATCAttgagacaaaaaataaatacaaaaacattGAGTAAAATAGCTGAACCTGGTGATTGGCCTTGGCATGTTGCATTATTTAAAGAAGGTATTCATGTTTGTGATGGAACATTGGTATCAGCTGATTGGCTGCTAGCAACAGCATCATGTTTTCAAGGACAACCAAAAGCTGAATGGTCAGCAAGACTTGGAACAGTTAGATTATCTAGTGCATCACCATGGCAACAAGAAAGAAGAATTGTTGGAATGTTAAAATCACCAGTTGAAGGAAGTACAATGGtactattaaaattagatCGTTCTGTTGCTGCATTTTCTGATTTTGTACGACCAATTTGTTTACCATCATCTGAGGAACCAATACAAATGAATATTTCACATTGCAATACATTAGGCTGGGCTCGAAATA GAGATTTATTGCAACGAGTTCAATTGAGACACAGTCCAATGGAAAGATGTGAAAATATTAGTATTGCAACTGTCAATGGAATATGTACTGAAGCTGCATATTCAACAGATGATTGTAAT gaaGAAGAATTGGCTGGAAGTTCGATGCTGTGTCTCTTACCAGATGGTAAAAGATGGGCATTGACTGGTGTCAGTAGTTGGAGAATTGCTTGCTCCAATACTGGCACTGAACGACCACGACTTTACGACAGTGTGTCATCAAATATTGCATGGATCAAATCgacaattgtataa